The sequence ACTGCGTGCGGCTGGCGCGTGACACCGCGCTTCAGGGCAAGCTCGTAACCTTCGGCATCAAGCCGACGGAGCCTGCCACCGGCTACGGCTATATCGAAACCGGCAAGGCGCTCGCGACCGGCGCCCATGCCGTCAAGCGTTTCGTTGAGAAGCCCGTCCTGGAAAAGGCAAAGGAGATGGTGGCAAGCGGCAGCTTCTACTGGAACTCCGGTATGTTCATGTTCTCGGCCGCCCAGCTTCTCGCCGAAATGAAGGAATTTGCACCCGACGTCGAAAAGGCTGCCAGCAAGGCCGTCTCGAAATCGACGCGCGACCTCGATTTTACCCGCCTCGACGCCGACAATTTCTCCAAGAGCCCGGATATTTCCATCGACTATGCGCTGATGGAAAAGACGGCCAATGCCGCCGTCGTCCCCTCGCCTTTCACCTGGTCCGATCTCGGCAGCTGGGATGCGGTCTGGAAAGTCGGCAGCCGTGACGAAAGCGGCAACGTGTCGGCCGGTGCCACGACGCTGGTCAACACGAAGAATTCGCTCGTTATGTCGCACAGCCTGCACGTCGCCGTGCAGGGCCTTGAGGACGTCGCCGTCATCGCCAGCGAAGACGCCGTCTATGTCGGCCATCTCAAGGACAGCCAGGAAGTCGGCAAGCTCGTCAAGCTGCTCGCAAGCGAAAAGAAGACGGCCAAACTCACCGAAACGCATCCGACCTCCTACCGCCCCTGGGGCGGCTATACCTCGGTGCTGAATGGCGAGCGCTTCCAGGTGAAGCGCATCTTCGTGCTGCCGGGCAAGAAGCTCTCGCTACAGAAGCATCAC comes from Rhizobium tropici CIAT 899 and encodes:
- a CDS encoding mannose-1-phosphate guanylyltransferase/mannose-6-phosphate isomerase — its product is MAAKIVPVIMAGGKGTRLWPLSRASAPKQFIQFIGDRTLFQNTLERVADPELYEAPIVLTNEEFRFLVAEQARELDLKLAAVLLEPVARNTAAAVAAAAALVTELFGKDALMHVLGSDYEIDANTTYYDCVRLARDTALQGKLVTFGIKPTEPATGYGYIETGKALATGAHAVKRFVEKPVLEKAKEMVASGSFYWNSGMFMFSAAQLLAEMKEFAPDVEKAASKAVSKSTRDLDFTRLDADNFSKSPDISIDYALMEKTANAAVVPSPFTWSDLGSWDAVWKVGSRDESGNVSAGATTLVNTKNSLVMSHSLHVAVQGLEDVAVIASEDAVYVGHLKDSQEVGKLVKLLASEKKTAKLTETHPTSYRPWGGYTSVLNGERFQVKRIFVLPGKKLSLQKHHHRSEHWIVVKGTAEVTVGENVQMLRENESIYIPLGEVHRLANPGKILLELIEVQTGSYLGEDDIIRLVDEFGRS